From Pseudovibrio sp. Tun.PSC04-5.I4, a single genomic window includes:
- the modC gene encoding molybdenum ABC transporter ATP-binding protein gives MIDVDISSQLGNFSLNAKFAANSGITAIFGRSGAGKSSLIRMIAGLTVPDKGSIRLGDRVVFDRDSSINIPIQKRGVGMVFQDSRLFPHMNVERNLLYSQWAAGRKSAVGLAEITELLGIAHLLKRRVFGLSGGEKQRVAIGRALLSGPQILVLDEPLASLDASRKAEILPYLLKLKTEFGIPMLYVSHSLGEIEQLADTLVLLDQGAVVAHGPIAQMLSNLELPQLAAGPDAGSLLFAQLSSYDAQWQMTEFALEGQRLQLPGQLGEVGQDARIRIKAKDVALARYAPVEASVRNVLAVSIEGITETSGPYAEVDCRVGAQHLRARLTRHSVHELQLGAGQQVFALIKSVALDQ, from the coding sequence ATGATTGACGTCGATATTTCCAGTCAGCTGGGCAATTTTTCCCTGAATGCTAAGTTTGCGGCCAATAGCGGGATTACGGCTATCTTCGGACGGTCCGGGGCAGGTAAGTCCTCGCTCATTCGCATGATTGCGGGTTTGACCGTGCCTGATAAAGGCAGCATCCGGTTGGGTGATCGAGTTGTTTTTGATCGGGATAGCTCCATCAACATACCTATTCAGAAGCGTGGTGTGGGGATGGTGTTTCAGGATTCCCGCCTGTTTCCGCATATGAATGTGGAGCGGAACCTGCTTTACAGCCAATGGGCTGCGGGGCGTAAATCGGCTGTTGGTCTTGCTGAGATTACTGAGCTGCTTGGCATCGCTCACCTTTTGAAGCGCAGGGTATTTGGATTGTCTGGTGGTGAGAAGCAACGTGTCGCCATTGGGCGGGCCTTGCTTTCTGGTCCGCAAATTCTGGTGTTGGATGAGCCGCTGGCTTCGTTGGATGCCTCTCGCAAAGCGGAGATTCTGCCGTATCTTCTCAAGCTCAAGACTGAGTTTGGCATTCCTATGCTTTATGTGAGCCACAGCCTTGGTGAGATAGAGCAGCTTGCTGATACGTTGGTGCTGCTCGATCAAGGCGCTGTTGTTGCGCATGGGCCTATTGCGCAGATGCTGAGTAATCTGGAGTTGCCTCAGTTGGCAGCGGGCCCAGATGCGGGGTCTTTGTTGTTCGCTCAGCTCAGTAGCTATGATGCGCAGTGGCAGATGACGGAGTTTGCGCTGGAAGGGCAGAGACTGCAATTGCCGGGGCAACTTGGCGAGGTTGGGCAAGACGCTCGTATTCGCATCAAAGCCAAGGACGTTGCCTTGGCGCGGTATGCACCTGTTGAAGCCTCTGTGCGGAATGTTCTGGCTGTCAGTATTGAAGGCATTACCGAGACCTCCGGCCCTTATGCGGAGGTTGATTGCCGCGTTGGTGCGCAGCATTTGCGGGCGCGGTTGACCCGGCATTCGGTACATGAGTTGCAACTGGGCGCAGGGCAGCAGGTGTTTGCCTTGATAAAGAGTGTTGCGCTAGACCAGTGA
- a CDS encoding ATP-binding protein, with protein sequence MSSVALVTFSVFALVVAWVTMQLSSQFYMDDLQTRSQATLSVQSAGLEKYLDKYRLLPPLLARRSDIVQILANDERERGQNVAKVIAGMSGAQEVWFQKPNGEVVASNLLDHASMAQQGTSSYAIALDAARQGRLGRQLVLSRNYGPASYVFISPVRDGDQDFGIIAVRVSLEEVEQSWALSKDRLAAVDQNGIVVATNQANWHGEPLFTRRPARSGRGSVIEKGVVDQRWYDLDFQLVRLSPPLNKTNYQMIEQNLPVLNWKVVLFADTSQVRQQSMWAGLIALLLCVVGGGLFWMAGERRRRLLERIRQDKIYAARLEKRVHERTRELSTANALLAQEVAEREAAEKELQKAQAGLVQSAKLATLGEMSAALSHEFNQPLGAIRTHSENAQVLIDSGKSDRALKSLGKIIAMVERMAAISQTLKGFTRKAGSQLIAVKVSAVIGEVLMLTGPRWKQMGARVSVEQDDKSLEVLAGQVRLAQVLMNLMSNALDAMKMQDEPTVRISVLHRDQLVIIRVEDNGPGVPEDVAANIFDPFFTTKDVGEGLGLGLSIAYKIIEDLEGQLRYERSELGGACFTIELRDAAEQTLGDVEEEE encoded by the coding sequence GTGTCTAGCGTCGCACTGGTGACGTTCAGCGTTTTTGCGCTTGTGGTTGCTTGGGTCACGATGCAGCTCAGCAGCCAGTTCTATATGGATGATCTGCAAACGCGTAGTCAGGCAACGCTTTCTGTGCAGTCCGCTGGATTAGAGAAATACCTCGATAAGTACCGTTTGCTGCCGCCTTTGCTGGCGCGCCGCTCTGACATTGTGCAGATCCTTGCCAATGATGAACGCGAACGCGGGCAAAATGTTGCCAAGGTGATTGCCGGTATGTCTGGTGCGCAGGAGGTTTGGTTTCAAAAACCCAATGGTGAGGTTGTTGCTTCTAACCTCCTTGATCATGCCAGCATGGCGCAGCAAGGCACATCTTCATACGCCATTGCGTTGGATGCTGCACGGCAAGGGCGATTGGGGCGGCAATTGGTGTTGTCTCGAAATTATGGCCCTGCAAGTTATGTTTTCATTTCTCCGGTGCGAGACGGCGATCAAGACTTCGGTATTATCGCTGTTCGAGTAAGTCTTGAAGAAGTTGAGCAATCCTGGGCACTTTCAAAGGATAGGTTAGCAGCGGTTGATCAGAATGGCATCGTGGTTGCTACCAATCAGGCCAACTGGCACGGAGAACCTTTGTTTACACGTCGGCCTGCGCGGAGTGGGAGAGGCAGTGTGATCGAGAAAGGCGTGGTCGATCAGCGCTGGTATGATCTGGATTTCCAGCTCGTGCGGTTGAGTCCGCCGTTGAACAAAACCAACTATCAGATGATTGAGCAAAACCTGCCTGTGTTGAACTGGAAGGTGGTTCTGTTTGCCGATACCTCGCAGGTTCGGCAGCAGTCTATGTGGGCGGGTTTGATTGCCTTACTGCTCTGCGTTGTTGGTGGGGGCTTATTCTGGATGGCGGGTGAACGTCGCCGCCGGTTGCTGGAACGTATTCGTCAAGACAAGATTTATGCGGCTCGATTGGAAAAGCGAGTGCATGAACGTACGCGCGAGCTTTCAACGGCAAATGCTTTGTTAGCGCAAGAGGTTGCAGAGCGCGAGGCGGCGGAAAAAGAGCTACAGAAGGCGCAAGCTGGTTTGGTTCAGTCTGCCAAACTTGCGACGCTGGGCGAGATGTCTGCCGCTCTCTCTCACGAGTTTAATCAGCCCCTTGGAGCTATTCGAACTCATTCGGAAAATGCTCAGGTCCTGATTGACAGTGGTAAGTCAGACCGTGCGCTTAAAAGCCTTGGCAAGATTATCGCGATGGTTGAACGTATGGCGGCGATTAGTCAGACGCTGAAGGGATTCACCCGCAAGGCTGGTAGTCAACTAATAGCGGTGAAAGTCTCTGCGGTGATTGGTGAAGTTCTGATGCTCACCGGTCCACGTTGGAAGCAGATGGGTGCGCGCGTTAGTGTTGAGCAGGACGATAAGTCGCTTGAAGTTTTAGCGGGGCAGGTTCGCTTGGCTCAAGTGCTGATGAACCTGATGAGCAATGCGCTTGATGCAATGAAGATGCAGGATGAGCCGACTGTCCGGATCAGTGTTTTGCATCGTGATCAACTCGTTATCATCCGCGTTGAGGACAACGGCCCCGGTGTTCCTGAGGATGTGGCGGCGAACATCTTTGATCCGTTTTTCACAACGAAGGACGTTGGTGAAGGTTTGGGGCTTGGGCTTTCCATCGCCTATAAGATAATTGAAGACCTTGAGGGGCAGTTGCGCTATGAGCGCTCTGAGCTGGGCGGCGCATGCTTTACGATTGAGTTGCGCGATGCAGCGGAACAAACTTTGGGCGATGTCGAGGAAGAAGAATAA
- a CDS encoding sigma-54 dependent transcriptional regulator, protein MDKATILLVDDDKDMREALVEGLELADYHVVPFSRAEEALEHISHEFYGVLVSDIRMPKIDGFELMKAAFEIDSALPVVLITGHGDVPLAVEAMRAGAYDFKEKPFPVSGLVAVIERALEKRRLTLENRVLREELGNLSGLEERLVGKAPAMEALRSTVIALSGTDADVLILGETGSGKEVVARALHEEGQRKDGPFVALNCGALPADIIESELFGHEKGSFTGASGRRIGKLEHAHGGTVFLDEIESMPLDLQVKLLRVFETRSIERLGSNKAIPLDLRFVAASKEDLEAASNEGRFRRDLFYRLNVITLAIPPLRERLEDIPVLFHYLTRGARARYRKEIPDITREFLAELMQRDWPGNVRELRNVADRFVLGLEGQMKQQAANSGETNGASGSLAERVSAYERDVISTELVRNDGKIKPTYEALLVSRKALYEKMKKYGLGKEDHGE, encoded by the coding sequence ATGGATAAAGCAACGATCCTTCTTGTTGATGACGATAAGGATATGCGCGAGGCACTTGTTGAGGGCCTTGAGCTTGCTGATTATCATGTCGTGCCATTCTCGCGTGCTGAGGAAGCCCTCGAACATATTTCCCATGAGTTTTACGGAGTTCTGGTCAGCGATATTCGGATGCCGAAGATTGATGGCTTCGAGTTGATGAAAGCCGCCTTTGAAATCGACAGCGCTTTGCCGGTTGTTCTGATCACTGGCCACGGTGATGTGCCGCTGGCTGTTGAGGCGATGCGGGCTGGAGCCTACGACTTTAAAGAAAAACCGTTTCCTGTCAGCGGATTGGTGGCTGTGATTGAGCGGGCGCTTGAAAAACGGCGACTGACGCTTGAAAACCGCGTGCTGCGTGAAGAACTGGGCAATCTATCTGGATTAGAAGAGCGACTGGTTGGTAAAGCGCCAGCAATGGAGGCTCTTCGTAGTACCGTTATTGCACTTTCGGGAACGGATGCGGATGTTCTTATTCTTGGTGAGACGGGATCGGGCAAGGAAGTTGTTGCACGAGCTCTGCATGAAGAGGGACAGCGCAAAGACGGCCCCTTTGTTGCGTTGAACTGTGGAGCGCTGCCAGCCGATATTATCGAGAGTGAGCTGTTTGGCCATGAGAAAGGCTCCTTTACTGGCGCGAGTGGTCGGCGGATCGGGAAATTGGAACATGCGCATGGTGGAACAGTCTTTCTTGATGAGATTGAATCCATGCCGCTTGATTTGCAGGTGAAGCTTTTACGTGTGTTCGAGACCCGCAGTATTGAGCGGCTCGGGTCCAACAAAGCGATCCCGCTGGACCTTCGATTTGTTGCTGCGAGTAAAGAGGATTTGGAGGCTGCTTCCAATGAGGGGCGGTTTCGGCGAGATCTGTTTTACCGGCTCAACGTTATCACGCTGGCTATTCCGCCACTGCGAGAGCGTTTGGAAGACATTCCTGTGTTGTTTCACTACCTCACCAGAGGCGCGCGTGCGCGGTATCGCAAAGAGATCCCTGATATCACGAGAGAATTTCTTGCTGAGCTGATGCAGCGTGATTGGCCCGGTAACGTTCGTGAACTGCGAAATGTTGCGGATCGGTTTGTGCTGGGTCTTGAAGGACAGATGAAACAACAGGCTGCCAATTCAGGGGAAACCAATGGAGCGAGCGGATCGCTTGCAGAGCGTGTAAGTGCCTATGAGCGTGATGTTATTTCGACTGAGCTGGTTCGTAATGATGGTAAGATCAAACCGACATATGAGGCCCTGTTGGTGTCGCGCAAAGCGCTCTACGAGAAAATGAAAAAGTATGGTCTTGGTAAGGAAGATCACGGGGAATAG
- a CDS encoding DctP family TRAP transporter solute-binding subunit, producing the protein MKKIITAATVAAGMFTATQAIAAEACDPSEVVIKFSHVVSATGHPKGDFATALAERVNNEMNGKACMQVFPSSQLFDDDKVMEALLLGDVQIAAPSLAKFEAYTLKYRVFDLPFLFTDMNAVNNFTQGPKGQELLGAMSDIGFVGLGYVYNGLKHFSANKPLLTPSDATGLKFRTQTSDVAVAMIEAMDANAQKLAFKEVYGALQTGVVDGQENTWSNIYTKKFFEVQDGVTETSHQLLSYLAVTSQEWLDSLDPAVREQFLTIFTEVTNEANARSSAINEANKKKIVEAGTVVRTLTPEQRQEWVDTMKPVWGKFAEDIGQDVIDAAVAANN; encoded by the coding sequence ATGAAAAAGATTATTACTGCTGCGACGGTTGCAGCCGGCATGTTCACCGCTACTCAGGCTATTGCTGCTGAAGCGTGTGACCCAAGTGAAGTCGTTATCAAATTCAGCCATGTTGTATCCGCTACGGGTCACCCGAAAGGTGATTTCGCGACTGCTCTTGCTGAGCGCGTGAACAATGAGATGAATGGCAAAGCCTGTATGCAGGTTTTCCCAAGCTCTCAGCTGTTTGACGATGACAAGGTAATGGAAGCACTGCTGCTGGGCGATGTACAGATCGCTGCGCCTTCCCTTGCAAAATTTGAAGCTTACACTCTCAAGTACCGCGTGTTTGACCTTCCATTCCTGTTCACTGACATGAATGCAGTCAACAACTTTACTCAGGGCCCTAAAGGTCAGGAACTTCTGGGTGCGATGTCTGACATCGGCTTTGTTGGTCTTGGTTATGTTTACAACGGTCTGAAGCACTTCTCCGCTAACAAGCCTTTGTTGACCCCTTCTGATGCGACTGGCCTGAAATTCCGTACACAAACGTCTGACGTTGCTGTTGCGATGATTGAAGCAATGGATGCCAACGCGCAGAAGCTTGCGTTTAAAGAAGTTTACGGCGCATTGCAGACTGGCGTTGTTGATGGTCAGGAAAATACTTGGTCCAACATCTACACCAAGAAATTCTTTGAAGTTCAGGACGGTGTGACAGAAACCAGCCACCAGCTGCTGTCTTACCTTGCTGTGACGTCTCAGGAGTGGCTCGATAGCCTTGATCCTGCTGTTCGTGAGCAGTTCCTTACTATCTTCACTGAAGTGACCAACGAAGCGAATGCTCGTTCTTCTGCTATCAACGAAGCGAATAAAAAGAAGATTGTTGAAGCTGGTACTGTGGTTCGCACTCTGACCCCTGAACAGCGTCAGGAGTGGGTTGATACCATGAAGCCTGTATGGGGCAAGTTTGCTGAAGACATCGGTCAGGATGTGATCGACGCTGCAGTCGCAGCAAACAACTAA
- a CDS encoding TRAP transporter small permease: MSRLNKIIDDFEEGFIAIILAVMTLVTFSQVVMRYGFNSGWGGALQFTRLLFAWLILFGMSYGLKIGSHLGVDAFIRLFPKPVFRAFGLIGALVTLFYAALLFDASWFHTLFGLENRGSTGGAFEYVAKYYKLPIGMEDLKFPVWYQEMFEVKARVPRWWGYVILPIGLGLLAIRSVQMCWLILTGQRDTMIAAHEAEELVEENKDVLKD; encoded by the coding sequence TTGTCTCGATTAAACAAAATAATAGATGACTTCGAAGAAGGCTTTATCGCTATCATTCTCGCGGTGATGACGCTTGTAACCTTTTCGCAGGTTGTCATGCGGTACGGCTTTAACTCTGGTTGGGGTGGCGCGCTGCAGTTCACCCGCTTACTGTTTGCATGGCTTATCCTTTTTGGCATGAGCTATGGTTTGAAGATTGGCTCACACCTCGGCGTTGATGCCTTCATCCGCCTGTTTCCTAAGCCGGTCTTTCGGGCATTCGGGCTCATTGGTGCCCTTGTCACACTTTTCTATGCAGCGCTTCTGTTTGATGCGAGCTGGTTCCATACCCTGTTTGGGCTGGAAAACCGCGGCTCTACCGGCGGTGCATTTGAGTACGTGGCAAAGTACTACAAGCTTCCTATCGGTATGGAAGATTTGAAGTTTCCAGTTTGGTACCAAGAGATGTTTGAGGTGAAAGCGCGTGTTCCACGTTGGTGGGGTTATGTCATTTTGCCGATTGGTCTCGGCCTTCTCGCAATCAGATCTGTGCAAATGTGTTGGCTCATTTTGACTGGGCAACGCGACACGATGATTGCCGCACACGAAGCTGAAGAGCTCGTTGAAGAAAACAAAGACGTGCTGAAGGACTAA
- a CDS encoding TRAP transporter large permease, producing the protein METAVLFLLLFGLLLIGAPIAIALGLSSVLYIALFSHDSMSSVTIQMFNASQNFTLLAIPFFILASSFMSTGGVARRIVNFAIATVGWIRGGLAMAGVLACMIFAALSGSSPATVVAIGTIAIAAMRQAGYSKEFAAGIIANAGTLGILIPPSIVMVVYAAATNVSVGRMFLAGVIPGIVAGLMLMITIYIIARRKKLSAQPFPTFKVLWTTFAEAAFGMFLIVIILGGIYAGVFTPTEAAAVAAVYACLIALFIYRDMGPLKDTKWRKPGENLLEAACRNLGLITLYLVPALFHRDTRKVLVESGKTTIMLMFIIVNALLFAHTLTAERIPQIITDWMLGAGFNWFTFLIAVNVILLIGGQFMEPSGLLLIVAPVVFPIAVELGVDPIHLGIIMVVNMEIGMITPPIGLNLFVTSGITGMSLVQVVRAAAPFVMVLLVFLVMVTYLPWLSTALPTYMMGPEVILR; encoded by the coding sequence ATGGAAACCGCTGTTCTCTTTTTGCTGCTCTTTGGGCTGCTGCTTATCGGAGCTCCAATCGCGATTGCGCTTGGTTTGTCCTCCGTTCTCTATATCGCGCTGTTCTCACATGACTCGATGAGTTCTGTGACCATTCAGATGTTCAATGCATCGCAGAACTTCACACTGCTCGCGATCCCGTTCTTTATCCTAGCCTCCAGCTTTATGTCGACGGGCGGCGTTGCTCGCCGTATCGTGAACTTTGCGATTGCGACTGTTGGCTGGATTCGCGGCGGTTTGGCCATGGCAGGTGTGCTGGCCTGTATGATCTTTGCTGCACTCTCTGGTTCGTCCCCGGCAACTGTTGTTGCGATTGGTACAATCGCGATTGCTGCGATGCGTCAGGCTGGTTACTCCAAGGAGTTCGCCGCAGGTATTATCGCCAATGCTGGAACGCTTGGAATTCTCATTCCGCCTAGTATTGTTATGGTTGTTTATGCAGCTGCGACGAATGTTTCCGTAGGCCGTATGTTCCTGGCGGGTGTTATTCCGGGCATCGTTGCCGGTTTGATGCTGATGATTACCATCTACATCATTGCACGCCGCAAGAAGCTGTCTGCCCAACCCTTTCCGACTTTCAAGGTTCTCTGGACGACATTTGCAGAAGCTGCCTTTGGTATGTTCCTGATTGTGATCATCCTCGGTGGTATCTACGCTGGCGTGTTCACACCAACGGAAGCCGCCGCTGTTGCCGCTGTTTATGCGTGTTTGATCGCGTTGTTCATCTACCGCGATATGGGGCCTTTGAAAGACACGAAATGGCGCAAGCCAGGGGAGAACCTGCTAGAAGCAGCCTGCCGTAACCTTGGCCTTATCACCCTTTACTTGGTTCCTGCCTTGTTCCACCGGGATACGCGCAAGGTGCTGGTGGAAAGCGGTAAGACAACGATTATGCTGATGTTCATCATCGTGAACGCGCTGCTCTTCGCTCACACTTTGACAGCTGAACGCATTCCGCAGATCATCACTGACTGGATGCTGGGTGCTGGCTTTAACTGGTTCACATTCCTGATTGCCGTCAACGTTATTCTATTGATTGGTGGTCAATTTATGGAACCGTCTGGCCTGCTGCTTATCGTTGCGCCGGTGGTGTTCCCGATTGCTGTTGAACTTGGTGTGGATCCAATTCACCTGGGTATCATCATGGTGGTGAACATGGAGATTGGAATGATCACGCCACCGATTGGGCTCAACCTGTTTGTGACCTCGGGCATAACGGGGATGAGTTTGGTGCAGGTAGTGCGGGCTGCTGCGCCGTTTGTGATGGTGCTGCTGGTGTTCCTTGTGATGGTCACATATCTGCCGTGGCTCTCTACCGCCCTGCCGACTTATATGATGGGGCCAGAGGTTATCCTCCGATAA
- a CDS encoding DctP family TRAP transporter solute-binding subunit, with product MKRTIAALTLIMGMLSAGSAFAQKACNPGEVIIKFSHVVPPEGHPKGDFATALAERVNREMDGKACLQVFPFSQLYDDEKVMEALLMGDVQLAAPSLSKLEAYTSKYRVFDLPFIFADMDAVNRFTQGEKGQELLGSMSDFGVVGLGYLYDGLKHFSADKPLAVPSDAAGLKFRVQNSDVAVAMIEAMGASAQKLAFKEVYGALQLGVVDGQENSWSNIFTARFFEVQDSTTETNHQLLAYAVFTPQEWLDGLEPDVRDQFLSILQDVLEASNAKAFATNEANKQKIIDAGHNVRTLTPEQRQQWVDLMQPVWSRFADEIGQDVIDAAVASNNSKPD from the coding sequence ATGAAACGCACGATTGCTGCTCTTACCCTCATTATGGGGATGCTCTCAGCCGGGTCTGCATTTGCGCAAAAAGCATGTAACCCAGGTGAAGTCATTATCAAATTCAGTCATGTTGTGCCGCCGGAGGGGCACCCGAAAGGTGATTTTGCGACGGCTTTGGCAGAGCGCGTTAATCGTGAAATGGATGGCAAAGCTTGCCTGCAGGTGTTTCCCTTCTCCCAGCTGTATGACGATGAAAAAGTGATGGAAGCGTTGTTGATGGGCGATGTGCAGCTTGCTGCGCCATCTCTTTCCAAGCTTGAAGCCTATACCTCTAAATACCGCGTGTTCGATCTGCCGTTTATCTTCGCGGATATGGATGCTGTGAACCGGTTTACACAGGGTGAGAAAGGGCAGGAATTGCTTGGCTCGATGTCGGATTTTGGTGTGGTTGGTCTTGGCTATCTCTATGATGGGTTAAAGCATTTTTCCGCTGATAAGCCGCTTGCCGTTCCCTCTGATGCGGCGGGACTTAAGTTCCGGGTTCAGAACTCTGACGTCGCTGTCGCCATGATAGAGGCAATGGGCGCAAGTGCTCAAAAGCTGGCCTTTAAGGAAGTGTACGGCGCTTTGCAGCTTGGAGTGGTTGATGGTCAGGAAAACAGTTGGTCAAACATCTTCACTGCGAGGTTCTTTGAAGTGCAGGACAGCACAACTGAGACCAATCATCAGTTGTTAGCCTACGCTGTTTTTACGCCACAAGAATGGCTAGATGGTCTTGAACCTGATGTGCGCGACCAGTTTCTGTCGATTTTACAGGATGTGTTGGAGGCGTCCAACGCGAAAGCATTTGCCACCAACGAGGCGAACAAGCAGAAGATTATTGATGCTGGCCATAATGTCCGTACTCTTACACCGGAGCAGCGTCAGCAATGGGTTGATCTTATGCAGCCGGTTTGGAGCAGATTTGCAGATGAAATCGGGCAGGATGTAATCGACGCTGCCGTCGCCTCAAACAATTCCAAGCCAGATTAA
- a CDS encoding citrate/2-methylcitrate synthase has product MKHIHVVADIDAVLQERCMNGEYLLSLGHSVYGVQDPRGEFLLGMLMNSELDHPVIELIPLLQQRSNKLFGRYLNLDFPLTLWAKILGLPKNFVGILFCISRISGWIAQGLEQYQIQEQIRPRAAYVGIRPT; this is encoded by the coding sequence CTGAAGCACATTCACGTGGTGGCAGATATCGACGCTGTGTTGCAGGAACGATGTATGAATGGTGAATATCTGCTGAGTTTGGGGCACTCAGTATATGGCGTGCAAGATCCTCGGGGAGAGTTTCTATTAGGGATGCTCATGAATAGTGAGTTGGATCACCCTGTCATTGAATTGATTCCGTTACTGCAACAGAGGTCTAATAAGCTCTTTGGTAGATATTTAAATTTGGATTTTCCACTAACACTTTGGGCGAAGATTTTGGGCTTACCAAAAAATTTCGTGGGAATTTTGTTTTGTATTTCAAGAATTAGCGGTTGGATTGCGCAGGGGCTAGAACAATATCAAATACAAGAACAAATACGTCCGCGTGCTGCATATGTTGGTATTCGTCCTACCTAA
- a CDS encoding LysR substrate-binding domain-containing protein gives MNRLPPLNALVAFRAVMETGSLVSAAQKLAITASAVSHRLKALEDHLGLELFERRSRAVFPTAAAYRYASEIADAFDRIATATRTIEAVGNRDTLSINCSSSFASNWLLRRLRSFTALNAEITVTVSSTGSDQAVDGGLFDLVFTRQSTTPEEFEEISLGREKFRPLISPELLDTLGYPKKPNELLKLPIIRSEGASVSWETWLSEAGVANPIVNEMMVFENAALSLDAAEQGFGIVLESNLLSAAAETAGRLVPIFPEYQRDGSEHRLMWREKRGVEPKIRSFREWLESQLRYERLGEEAYEPMAALVD, from the coding sequence ATGAATCGTTTGCCCCCTTTGAATGCTTTGGTCGCGTTTCGTGCTGTTATGGAAACTGGGAGTTTGGTTTCGGCGGCTCAAAAACTCGCAATTACCGCGAGTGCGGTGAGTCACCGGCTGAAGGCGCTGGAGGATCATCTGGGGTTGGAGCTGTTTGAGCGCCGGTCTCGTGCAGTGTTTCCAACTGCGGCTGCTTATCGCTATGCCTCTGAAATTGCCGATGCTTTTGACCGCATTGCGACTGCTACTCGTACGATTGAAGCTGTCGGGAACCGGGATACCTTGAGCATCAACTGTTCCTCCAGTTTTGCGAGCAACTGGCTGCTGCGCCGTCTGCGTTCCTTTACTGCACTGAACGCTGAAATTACAGTTACTGTGTCCAGCACTGGAAGTGATCAGGCCGTTGATGGCGGGCTTTTTGATCTGGTGTTTACGCGGCAATCCACCACGCCAGAGGAATTTGAAGAGATTTCTCTAGGGCGTGAGAAATTCCGTCCCCTCATCTCACCTGAGTTACTCGACACGTTGGGTTACCCTAAGAAACCAAATGAGCTTTTGAAGCTGCCGATCATTCGCAGTGAAGGGGCTTCTGTTTCCTGGGAAACATGGTTGTCTGAGGCTGGTGTGGCGAACCCTATTGTCAATGAGATGATGGTGTTTGAAAACGCAGCTCTGTCTCTTGATGCTGCAGAGCAAGGCTTTGGGATCGTTCTGGAATCCAACCTGCTCAGCGCGGCGGCTGAAACTGCTGGCCGGCTTGTTCCGATATTCCCGGAATACCAGCGGGATGGGAGCGAGCATCGTTTGATGTGGCGTGAAAAGCGCGGTGTTGAGCCAAAAATCCGCAGTTTCCGCGAATGGCTGGAAAGCCAGCTTCGCTACGAGCGTCTGGGTGAAGAAGCCTATGAGCCTATGGCTGCGTTGGTCGACTGA